Proteins from a genomic interval of Siniperca chuatsi isolate FFG_IHB_CAS linkage group LG10, ASM2008510v1, whole genome shotgun sequence:
- the ppdpfb gene encoding LOW QUALITY PROTEIN: pancreatic progenitor cell differentiation and proliferation factor B (The sequence of the model RefSeq protein was modified relative to this genomic sequence to represent the inferred CDS: deleted 2 bases in 1 codon), which translates to MAAIPAGGSLVATTDYYRRRIGSTSSSSSCGSSEYSGEVIPHHPGLPKQDSGHWWSSFFFGKQPGMTPLTEEAQQKAGVTGAVTNGQITCVAREMVMQRQVKESSDAGSPTSS; encoded by the exons ATGGCAGCTATTCCAGCAGGCGGTTCTCTCGTGGCGACCACTGACTACTACCGAA GGCGCATCGGCTCTACGTCCAGCAGCAGCTCTTGTGGCAGTTCGGAGTACAGTGGAGAGGTCATCCCTCACCAtccag GACTCCCCAAGCAGGACTCTGGCCATTGGTGGTCCAGTTTCTTCTTTGGGAAGCAGCCAGGGATGACCCCACTGACGGAGGAGGCACAGCAGAA gGCGGGGGTCACGGGTGCGGTGACGAATGGTCAGATCACCTGCGTTGCCAGGGAGATGGTGATGCAACGGCAGGTGAAAGAGAGC AGCGACGCAGGAAGCCCCACCTCCTCCTGA